Proteins encoded by one window of Mercenaria mercenaria strain notata chromosome 4, MADL_Memer_1, whole genome shotgun sequence:
- the LOC128556415 gene encoding nucleolar protein dao-5-like produces MADSDDRSTILPVVVDFIKRKCKEFVPLLNHSTKFKTVKTDGSPKLEELYAHWKSEGVKRKIPAGDTSTSAKKAKKDESSSSSSSESEDEEQKKPGKNATPAKQAGQKGSAKSPAEPIKRLHQSSSSDSSSSDSDTAKPPPKKQATAAKPQPKKAESSSDSSSESSEDEKTKKPVPAKAAKQTPVKKAGSSSSSESSDSSDDEKPATKKTVPSVKKAVTPAKANKGAESSGTSDSDADSESTDDEKASGKKKVLTKKVATQGKSYNNVPPPAEKSTPAKTAAKKDSSSSSSDDSLSEDESAKKKTPVSKATPAKTVAKKDSSSSDSSSEDEKPTGKPTQLNSSVKTPVAKVPPAKAATKKDSSSSSDSSSSEDDAPKKTQTKSVSPKKPQTAGMKKDSSSSSDSSSEDEAPKAKTIPQTAKSPAPAKAAVKKAESSSSDSSSSEDEAPAKVVKQTPKAQPVKPAAKQADSSSSSDSSSSEDEAPAVKKPVTPAKVAVKTPPSKQSKPADSSSSSEESSEDEKTTKQPAKAVTPKPGAASKTKAGGSSSSSSDSSSEDEAPKKVAPPSPKKSATPAKPVPVKKTPKKSSSSSSDSSSEDDEKPSKPVTPKVAGKPVTQKVPAKTVAKDSSSGSSDSSSDDDAPNSKAQAVKGTPQAAVKPVTPKPVAKDSSSSCSESSSEDEAPKKTAQPVTPKAAAKPVTPKATAKDASSSSSDSSSEDEAPKKAIPAKAATPKVASKPATPQTTGKDSSSSSESSSEDEAPKKGTQAKAPTPKSAAKPVTPKTTANDSSSSSESSSEDEAPKKVTPAKVGTPKVPSKPVTPKAAAKDSSSGSSESSSDEEAPKKAAPVKAGTPKAVAKPVTPKATAKDSSSSSSDSI; encoded by the exons ATGGCAGATTCGGATGACAGAAGCACAATATTACCCGTAGTTGTTGATTTCATTAAACGAAAATGCAAAGAATTTGTACCACTTTTGAACCACTCCACAAAG TTCAAGACAGTGAAGACAGATGGCAGTCCAAAGTTGGAAGAACTGTATGCTCACTGGAAGAG TGAGGGTGTGAAGAGGAAGATTCCAGCTGGTGACACTTCTACAAGTGCTAAAAAGGCAAAGAAAGATGAATCAAGTAGTAGTAGCAGCTCAGAAAG TGAAGATGAAGAGCAGAAAAAACCTGGAAAAAACGCAACCCCCGCAAAACAAGCAGGGCAGAAAGGGTCTGCAAAATCACCAGCAGAGCCAATCAAACGTCTTCACCAGTCCAGCTCCAGCGATTCATCCTCTTCAGACAGCGACACTGCCAAACCCCCACCCAAAAAACAAGCAACAGCTGCCAAGCCACAGCCAAAGAAGGCAGAATCTAGCTCTGACAGTAGTAGTGAGTCCAGTGAAGATGAAAAGACAAAGAAACCAGTTCCTGCTAAAGCAGCTAAGCAAACACCTGTTAAGAAAGCAGGAAGTTCTAGTTCCAGTGAGAGCTCAGACTCATCTGATGATGAAAAGCCAGCAACAAAAAAAACTGTCCCGTCTGTTAAAAAGGCTGTAACACCTGCCAAAGCTAACAAAGGCGCAGAATCAAGTGGAACATCTGATTCTGATGCTGATTCTGAAAGTACAGATGATGAGAAAGCTTCTGGTAAGAAAAAAGTACTGACCAAGAAAGTTGCAACCCAGGGAAAGTCCTACAATAATGTTCCGCCTCCAGCAGAAAAATCTACTCCTGCCAAAACTGCTGCAAAGAAAGATTctagtagcagcagcagtgatGATAGCTTGAGTGAAGATGAATCTGCCAAGAAAAAAACTCCAGTTTCTAAGGCAACACCTGCGAAAACAGTTGCAAAGAAAGATAGCAGTAGCAGTGATAGTTCAAGTGAAGATGAAAAACCTACTGGCAAACCTACTCAGTTGAATTCATCTGTAAAAACTCCAGTTGCTAAAGTTCCTCCAGCAAAAGCAGCTACAAAGAAagatagtagtagtagtagtgattCTAGCTCCAGTGAAGATGATGCTCCAAAGAAAACGCAAACTAAGTCTGTAAGCCCAAAAAAGCCTCAAACAGCTGGGATGAAGAAagacagcagcagcagtagtgaCTCCAGTTCTGAAGATGAAGCCCCGAAAGCAAAAACCATTCCTCAGACAGCAAAGTCTCCAGCCCCTGCAAAAGCTGCAGTTAAAAAAGCAGAGAGTAGTAGCAGTGATTCAAGCTCAAGTGAAGATGAAGCCCCTGCTAAGGTGGTCAAACAAACACCGAAAGCTCAACCAGTTAAACCAGCTGCAAAGCAAGCagacagtagcagtagcagtgatTCTAGTTCTAGTGAAGATGAAGCCCCAGCAGTCAAAAAACCTGTGACTCCTGCAAAAGTTGCTGTGAAAACACCACCTTCAAAACAATCTAAACCTGCTGATAGCAGTTCAAGTTCAGAGGAAAGTTCAGAAGATGAGAAGACTACAAAACAGCCAGCCAAAGCTGTTACACCTAAACCTGGTGCAGCCAGTAAAACAAAGGCAGGTGGCTCTAGTTCTAGTAGCTCTGACTCCTCAAGTGAAGATGAAGCACCTAAGAAAGTAGCTCCGCCTTCTCCCAAGAAGTCAGCTACCCCAGCAAAGCCAGTTCCTGTGAAGAAAACACCAAAGAAATCAAGTTCAAGCAGTTCAGATTCCAGTTCAGAAGATGATGAAAAACCATCAAAGCCAGTGACACCCAAAGTAGCTGGAAAACCTGTGACACAGAAGGTTCCTGCCAAAACTGTTGCAAAAGATTCCAGTTCCGGCAGTTCAGATTCAAGTTCAGATGATGACGCACCAAATAGTAAAGCCCAAGCTGTAAAGGGTACACCACAAGCTGCTGTTAAACCAGTTACTCCAAAACCGGTAGCAAAAGACTCCAGTTCCAGTTGTTCAGAGTCGAGCTCAGAGGATGAAGCACCTAAGAAGACAGCACAACCTGTAACTCCTAAAGCTGCAGCTAAACCAGTTACTCCCAAAGCAACAGCTAAAGATGCTAGTTCAAGTAGTTCTGATTCAAGTTCTGAGGATGAAGCCCCAAAGAAAGCTATACCAGCAAAAGCAGCAACTCCTAAAGTAGCTTCCAAACCAGCAACTCCTCAAACAACAGGAAAAGATTCAAGCTCCAGTTCTGAATCAAGTTCCGAAGATGAAGCCCCTAAAAAAGGAACACAAGCAAAAGCACCAACTCCAAAAAGTGCAGCGAAACCAGTTACTCCAAAAACAACAGCAAATGATTCTAGTTCTAGTTCTGAATCAAGTTCGGAAGATGAAGCCCCTAAAAAAGTAACACCAGCCAAAGTGGGAACTCCTAAAGTTCCCTCTAAACCCGTCACTCCTAAAGCCGCAGCAAAGGATTCCAGTTCAGGTAGTTCTGAATCAAGTTCTGATGAGGAAGCCCCTAAGAAGGCAGCACCAGTGAAAGCAGGAACTCCTAAAGCTGTTGCAAAGCCTGTCACTCCAAAAGCAACAGCAAAAGATTCAAGCTCTAGCAGTTCTGATTCAatataa